From the Brevibacillus choshinensis genome, one window contains:
- a CDS encoding LCP family protein, translating into MMLLSFMKKHGKKIAFHTISCLAIGALVAVAYTAYQYKQMTQKWYAPIEGRAGTVKQATVTLPPRDLLTASEPLKPFLMLLLGVDSRDGESARSDTIMLAAVHPSKQAAYLISIPRDSYMELSGKGYDKVNHAMAFGGPKMVKESLEKFLDVKIDRYMSVDFDGFRQIVDELGGVPVDVKKRMKYSDPSDDTYIDIKPGLQNLSGEQALDYARYRKSDLGKEDSDYQRINRQQEIVRALATKGASVQAYAKAFSLMEIVGNHVKTDLTEGEIASLLLSYGDPTPNMIHTDTLIGQDERIWRNGILGWYHLVPSTERERVHQQIVQAMTQ; encoded by the coding sequence ATGATGCTACTTTCATTTATGAAGAAACATGGGAAAAAGATCGCATTTCATACGATATCGTGCCTGGCCATTGGGGCGTTGGTAGCGGTAGCGTACACAGCCTATCAGTACAAACAGATGACGCAGAAATGGTATGCACCTATCGAGGGAAGGGCAGGGACTGTAAAACAAGCAACCGTTACCTTACCCCCTCGCGATCTGTTGACCGCTAGCGAGCCATTAAAGCCATTTCTGATGCTCTTGCTCGGTGTGGACAGCAGGGACGGAGAGAGTGCACGTTCCGATACGATCATGCTGGCCGCCGTTCATCCATCCAAGCAAGCTGCTTACCTGATTTCGATTCCACGTGACAGCTATATGGAGCTGAGTGGAAAAGGATACGATAAAGTGAACCATGCCATGGCTTTCGGTGGCCCGAAAATGGTGAAGGAATCACTGGAAAAATTTCTAGATGTGAAAATCGATCGGTATATGTCTGTCGATTTTGATGGTTTCCGGCAAATCGTCGATGAGCTGGGTGGCGTGCCTGTGGATGTCAAAAAGCGGATGAAGTACAGTGATCCAAGTGATGACACATACATCGATATCAAGCCAGGGCTGCAGAACCTTTCCGGGGAGCAGGCCCTAGATTACGCTCGCTATCGCAAGAGTGACTTGGGCAAGGAAGACAGTGACTATCAACGCATCAACCGCCAGCAGGAAATTGTCCGAGCGCTTGCAACCAAAGGCGCGTCTGTACAAGCGTACGCCAAAGCATTTTCGCTCATGGAAATCGTAGGAAACCACGTCAAGACAGATTTGACAGAGGGCGAGATCGCCTCGTTGCTCCTTTCGTATGGCGACCCGACCCCCAACATGATCCATACCGATACGCTAATCGGACAGGATGAACGTATCTGGCGCAATGGCATCCTCGGCTGGTATCACTTGGTTCCTAGCACGGAGCGGGAGCGTGTCCATCAGCAAATTGTCCAGGCAATGACCCAATAA